TCGCTCCTTTTTGAATTTGAACTTCATATATTTTTACCATTTAGTTATTATTTTAACTAAAAAATTTTCTAATGATTGTTCAAAAATGCCAATATGGAAAAAGAAGTAACAAAAATGGATCCATAAAAATAGGACAATCATTTAAATTCTATTTTAGCATAGTCCTAAGAAAAAAAGCAGAGGAAGAGCCTAGGTGTAAAGTTATCGCTGAATGACCTGCAGGTCATGGGTTCAAGGCATGGAAACTGTCTCTTGCAAAAATGGAAGGTAAtgctgcatactatagacccatcatGGCACACCCCTTATCAAGACCCTTCATATGCGGGAGTTTTGTGCACCAGACTGCCCtttttttttctaagaaaaaGGGCAACTTATAAGGAAAGGTAAGCATATTCATTTAAGGGAAGGTCCAAGTCTTATTGAAATTAGATAAATTCAAATCTACAGCAGGAAGGGAGATCTGTTCCCTTTgcaaattttcatatttagttttgggaaaaaccTCATCCATGGTTAACTAAAATATACTAAAGAGTCAATAGTCAATATGTTTGAACTAGAGCAAAGAATAAGGTATTTTCTTACTCTCACATCCTTTCTAGCCCCAGGCTTGTATGGACATGACGGAGGAGCCCTCTGTGGCTTCCTGTATTCCCATCCAAAAAGCCCATAAACTCTtccctgcaaaaaaaaaaatatttctaagaaGAATAAGAACTTATGATCAAAAGAAACAGAAATCAGATAACAATATGGACTATATTTTCAATCCTTTTGGTTGCAGAAAACTTTgcaaaaaggaaaggaaatgacAAATTTTGAGTCCACGAATTTGGCTTCTAATTTGTTACCCAAATTTGTAAAAATAGAACgaaaaaaaattaatcataaCTAAGCCATGTACTTGCAACAGATTAGTTCTCTCATCACCAGAAAACACAATTCAAAAAATTCAGACTTGTTCGTCAATTCTTTCAGAAACAAAAAAGGAgacaaaacaagaaaaaaatctCGTAATTTAACAAATAAATCGCATAAGTGGGAAAAGATCTAGACAGAAAAAGCAGAACTGGTACCGCAGAGAATCTTCTTACCAGGATGTAATCAAAGAGTAGGGGCAAAAGGTTGACGATTGGGACGAGAAACAGCGGCAGTAGACACGCCAAACACACCTATTATGCACATTTGTATGAATACACAAAGAGGCAAGATCGATCGATCGATCAATCTAAAATCGGTAAAGTGAAATCGGAATTACAGTATCGATCGAAATCAGGGAACTAAATGATACTTGAAGAGAGTTACCATCCTGAACTTGTCTTCCCTCTCcggctctctctctttctctgatTTACAATAGGAGCGACTGCCGGAAATTCAGAGGGAAGGGTGAAAATAACGCTCCGTATGAAATTCCTCTCCGAGTTGCAGATGACTTCTCTTCGAATCGGGGTGGATTGCACAGTTCCTGCTTTGCTCCACTTACGTTAGTTTCTATCTCGTGCCGAACTTTACTCTTCATTGAATACTTACCGGAGGACTCGCCGGAGTTTCTATTggtctaatttttaaaattatttgaaacaCCTTTACACCAATTAAGAATGAGTACGGGGATTCAATTTCAAGTGGTTATGctcacggaaccagcggtacctATGGATAGTAAGAGTTTATTCTGTGAGTTAGCGGGAACCGTGGacaggggtgagcataatttgggaaAACCCGAATTAACTGATTTAACcaaccgaaattggtcggtttggCTCGGGTAAAAAAATGGGTTCGATCGGTTCGGTTAAGATTCAACAAAATTCGGTGAATCGGTTTTCGGTTCGGTGAAAAGGAAATATAAATTTGGTTAatcgattaaccgatttaataattaattaaatttaaaatataaattaatatatgttaaataattcaGCTTCaccaaaattcaatttttaataattagttttaaataatttcggttaaattaGGTTAACCAAGTTACCCGAACAGATAATTCGGTCGGGCGATGTTCGATTAATACCCCTTATTCGGTCAGTTTGGTTAATGGAAATGATTCACccaaattttcggttaattcagttaattcagttaattaaccgaatttcaccacaccgaccgtttgctcacccctaaccatggatggtgagagttcgctatGTGAGTTAGGGaggaccatggatggtgagagttctctgtgagccagcggggaccgtggatggtaattgAGATATGTCCCAAGAGTCGGGTTGATCgaatgtccaactgatgcacagaagtcgtatccgcattccggactttaccctgatcagtaAGACCTGGGgacggaggacgctgatccgtaggtttagTGCCGCACcaaggggtccgaagggctcgttggtggctggagttcctatgcaataaaaaaaaaacatttgattAATTTCCAACATAAGCTCGGGTGGTAAGGAGATTTCCTAGAAGACCGCTTACAACGGTAGATTTGAGGTTCAAAGTGTGCCACTTACAACAGTAGATTTGAAGTTCAAAGTGTGCCGCTTACAACGCACATCCGGATTTCTTTCCAAATATTagaaaaattgtatttttttatcttttttatcttGATAAACTAGATATTAAACCGCGCATTATTTGTTACTTATAGATAAAtctgtaaaaaaaaatataactataaTTTCCTTTTAATTAAATGAATGAATTTTTA
This Malania oleifera isolate guangnan ecotype guangnan chromosome 11, ASM2987363v1, whole genome shotgun sequence DNA region includes the following protein-coding sequences:
- the LOC131143506 gene encoding uncharacterized protein LOC131143506; its protein translation is MVCLACLLPLFLVPIVNLLPLLFDYILGRVYGLFGWEYRKPQRAPPSCPYKPGARKDVRGGAEAGPLSSEPVPKAVKEEAETGPSEPAPKSVVDEKLD